The Christiangramia forsetii KT0803 DNA segment ACCCCTTCTTTGGATTCTTTATAATAGAGCAGGCTGTCTTTATCTACCGGTTCATATTTCTGGCCTCCTTCCGCATAGATCCCGGCCTGCTGAAATAAAGATTCCATTCCGAAAGTCCGGGATTCATCAGGAATTATTGGGACTATGTTTTTCCCCACATTATCATCTTTCAGTAATTTACTTAGCATTTGTACAAGCGCACTGGTGGTAGCCGCTTCGTCTTTTCCAGAACCTTCAAAAAATTTACTAAAAACCGAATCATCAGGCGCTTTTAAAACTTCACTTTTGTCTTCTCTCTTCGGAACAAAACCTCCAAGATCTTCTCGATGTTTCTTTAAATAATTAAGTTCTTCACTATCTTCTTCCGGCTTTATAAAAGGAATATCTTCCAAATCATCATCTGAAATAGGCACATTAAAATAATCCCGGAAATGTTTTAATCCGGCTTTATCCATTTTTTTGGTCTGGTGTGAAACATTGCTGGCTTCACCCGCATCCCCCTGCCCGTATCCTTTGATGGTCTGCGCCAAAATAACCGTAGGCTGACCTTTATGTTCCACTGCTTCTTTATAGGCATTGTAGATCTTCACGGGATCATGTCCACCACGTCGTAATTCCTTTAATTCCTTATCTGATAGATTTTTAACCAGGTTTTTCAGGTCTTCATCATCTTCAAATAAATGTTCCCTCATATAGGAACCCTCTTCAAAGGCATATTTTTGTAGTTCCCCATCCGGTATTTTATTCAGTTTCCGGATAAGCTTATGATTTTTGTCTTTGGAGAAAATAGGATCCCAGTCACTACTCCAAAGAACTTTGATCACGTTCCAGCCTGCTCCTTTAAAAACGCCTTCCAGCTCCTGAATGATCTTTTTATTTCCACGAACCGGCCCGTCGAGACGTTGCAAATTACAGTCAATCACGAAAATAAGGTTGTCCAGTTTATCCTGGGCGGCAATGCTAATGGCTCCACGAGATTCAGGTTCGTCCATTTCGCCATCCCCCAGAAAAGCCCAGACTTTCTGATTGTTTTCTTTTATAAGTCCTCGGTGTTCCAGGTATTTATTAAAACGTGCCTGGAAAATGGCAGTTATGGAAGCCAGTCCCATTGATACTGTGGGATGATTCCAGAATTCAGGCATCAAACGTGGGTGTGGGTATGAAGTTATGCCTTTTTCAGATTTAATTTCCCTGCGGAAATTTTCCAGGTTTTCTTTATCTAACCTGCCTTCCAGGAATGCCCTTGCATAAACCCCGGGAGAAGCATGTCCCTGAAAATAAATATTATCACCACGTCCTTCATCAATTCCTTTAAAGAAATGATTAAAACCTACTTCCCATAAATTTGAAATAGAAGCATAGGTAGAAATATGCCCGCCAATGCCGGCGCTTTTTTTATTTGCTTTAGCTACCATGGCCATGGCATTCCAGCGGATCATCCCCATTAATTTTTCTTCAATTTCGAGATCTCCGGGATAAGCGATCTCATCCTGGGTGGCAATGGTATTAATGTAGGGGGAATTAATGTTTTTTTTTAGAGAGATACCGTTCTTTACCGCTTCAACTTTTAGCAAGTTCAGAAGATAATTAGCTCTTTCCGGAGATTCATTTTTTAATATCCACCTAAAGGATTCGAGCCATTCACGGTTTTCAGCTTCGATTTCATTTGATTTTTCTTTTTCAGCCATGGGATATAAATATATTGCGAAGGTATTAAGGTGTTGTCGAGCAATAGAAAAGAATAGGATCGTCCAAAAAAGTTCCAAAGATTCCTTCGAAGACTCTTTATCTTTTTTGGACAACCCATTCTAAGGTTACAGTATATTATCCTATTGTAAAGGATATTTTAGCAGTTACCCCATAAGATACGAGATTTCCATTCTCCACTTTTGCGTTCATATCTTTAACATAAACAGATTTAATATTTTTAACCGTTTTAGCCGCCTCACTTACTGCCTTTTTAGTAGCAGCTTCAAAACTCTCATCAGAAGTTGCAAGAACTTCAATCACTTTTATAATACTCATAATTTTAAATTTTTGAGATTAAATATTTGGTTTAAACCTTAAATTAGAAATTAAATAAAGGCGGCTCTAATGATTAACAAAAGATTGTAAACGAATATAAAAGCTACGTTAAATTCTGGATCAATAATCTACAGACCAAATTTTATTGAGAAGGATGGTTTACAACTTCAATAAATAGATTAGCATTCCTTTTTAATTTAAGGAGGTGGCATATAAGTGGAAGCAGTTGGCTTTTAGGTTTTTATTTGAGAGAAAAATTAGCGAAGAACTTTCGGGAATAGGACTGGAAAATTTGGTGGAAAGGTAACAAAAAGCTATGGTGGAGGTTGGTCTGCATTATGGAAAGACAGTCCCAATCATATGAAAAAACTGAAAAACGAATAGTTATGTTAAATATTCTAAATAATAACATATCTAAAGTATTTTGTTAGTTTTTGTAGCTAAATAGTTAAGCCTGGGATCTATCTATGAATATATTTGCTTTCGAGTTTTTTTTAGACGAAAACCTCACTTTTTATAGGTTTAATGTGAATATAGGTTCGGGAATTTTTCAAATTGGGGATTGTTAACAGGAACGGACTATTTCACATTGAATCTATACAAAATTACAAGATGAAATTTTTTGGCTTTTTTACATAAACATATTCACGATATTTAAGTTTCTATAATAATTTAATAATTGTTTAAACTTCCTTAAATTCCCTTGCTCGAAATGCCGGATTTTTATGTTCCAGGCTTATTCGTTTTAATTGGATAAATTAATGAAACAAGACAACCAACCAAACCAGACCAATAAACCTAAAGAAACGTCCAAACAATTCTGCGTCGTGGGCATTGGTGCCTCTGCCGGTGGCCTGGAGGCTTTTAATACTTTTATCGAAGCCCTGCCTGAAGATTCTGGGATGGCGTTCATACTTGTACAACACCTGGATCCTGAACATCAAAGCCAGTTGCCTGAAATTTTACAAAGGAATACGAAAATTCCGGTAAAAGAGATCAGGGACAAGATGGAGGTAAAACCCAACCATATTTATGTGATCCCAAGTAATAAAACTTTAAGCTTTCAGAATAAGGAGATGGTTTTAAAGGCTCGTGATAAACGCAACGACCTTTCTCCTTACCAGCCCATTAATTCGTTTCTCACTTCGCTTGCAAAGATATATGGCTCCTATGCTATTGGTGTAATCCTATCTGGCACAGGTTCTGACGGAACGAAAGGTTTAAAAGCTATAAAAGATCATGGAGGAATAACTTTTGCCCAAGATAAAAAATCTGCAGCCTACCCGGCGATGCCTGAAAATGCTGCGGAAGCAGATGTGGTAGATTTTATAATGTCCCCAGGTAAAATTCCCGGTAAAATCCTGGATGTTGCAAAAACTATCAATAAAGTTGAATTTAATACTCACCAGGGAGAAGAGTTGATTTCGGATCAGGATTCAGAAATAAAAAAGAAGACCACAAAGGATGCGAAGAAGCCGGTTAAGAAAGAAAAAGAGTCTTCCAGTAGTAAAAAAGAATCAGAAATATTTCAGCAAATACTGGCATTATTACGAATACGAAAAGAAATAGACTTTACCTATTATAAGCAAACAACCATCCGCAGAAGAATTCTGCGTAGAGTAGCTTTGACCAATAAGCAAACTCTTACAGAATATCTTCAGTATCTAAGAAATACTGCCAAAGAGCAGGATTTATTATACCAGGATTTACTAATTCCGGTGACTAATTTTTTCAGGGATCAGGAAATTTTTAAAAACCTGTCCAGCAGTGTTTTTCCGAAGATCTTAGAGAATAAAAATACAGATAAAACTATAAGAGTCTGGATTGCGGGTTGTAGTACCGGGGAAGAGGTGTATAGCATTGCGATCTCTCTTTTGGAATACTTAAAAAGCCAAAAAGAAGGAACACAAAATTATAAAATTCAAATATTCGGGACAGATATTAATGAAATTGCCATTTCTAAAGCACGAAGAGGAATTTATAAAGCGAATGAAGTTGAAGGGATTTCCAATGAAATACTTGAAACTTATTTCACTAAAACCGATGGCAGCTATCATGTACATAAAGATTTAAGAGAACTATGCGTATTCTCCCTGCACAATTTTTTAAAAGATCCACCCTTTGGGAAAATGGATTTTATGAGTTGTAGGAATGTTTTAATTTATCTGCAACCGTACCTTCAAAAGAAAGCCCTTATTAATTTTCACTATGCCCTAAATCCGGGCGGATTATTATTACTAGGGAAATCCGAGACCATTAGTAGCGCTTCAGAATTCTTTACAGTGGCCGAAAGGGATGATAAATTATTTTCTAGAAAAGATAAAACAAGTAGGTACAAGCCGTCACCAAGTAATGCGCCATCTGAGGAAGATTTGGAATCTCATAGCGAACCACCTTCTGAAAATAAAAAAACTAATTTTCAAAAGTCTGCAGATGATCTTATCCTGAGAAAATACAGTCCTTCCGGAGTAGTTGTAAATGAAGCTATGGATATTGTTTATTTTAGAGGCAATACCAGTAAATTCCTGGAACAATATTCCGGAAAGCCAACTCATAATCTGCTGAAAATGGCAAAAATGGGATTGTCTTTTGAGTTAAGGAATATCCTGCATAAAGTAAAAAAAGAATTAACCGATGAGATGAGTAACAATCCATCAGTTATCAAAAAAAATATTCCGGTAGAGACCAATGGCCAGCAATTTATTGTTTCTCTAGAAGCGATGCTTTTGCCTAATCTGGTAGAGCCTTATTACTTAATTCTTTTTCATGACGATGGTTTTGAACTGGAAGCAAGCCAGACCATAAAATCTACTGAAAACTCTAAAGACGCCCGTATTCACCAGCTGGAGCAGGAACTTTCCCATGCCCGCGAAGATATGCGGAGTATAACCGAAGACCAGGAAGCAACAAACGAGGAATTACAAAGTGCCAATGAAGAGTTGCAAAGTAGTAAAGAAGAATTGCAAAGTTTAAATGAAGAATTAGAAACCAGTAAAGAGGAACTGCAGAGTACCAATGAAGAATTGATTACATTAAATGATGAGCTGGTAAATAATAACAAGCGATTAACGGTCTCTAAAAATTATTCCCAAGATATCGTTTCAACCCTTAGAGAACCACTGGTAGTATTGGACAAAAGCTTGAATGTAAAATCGGCAAATGCTGCATTTTATAAAAAGTTCCACTTAGATGAATCTGAGATTGAAGGTAAAGCAATATTTGATCTGGAAAATAAAGGATGGAATATTCCGGAATTAAAGAATTTACTAAGAGAAATTCTTCCGAAGCATTCCAGTTTTTACGATCATGAGATCACCCATGATTTTCCGGGACTTGGCCAGCGGACCATGTTGCTTAATGGACGGGAAATTATCAGAGAAGAAGGTGGTGAAAAGTTGATATTATTGGTATTTGGTGATATTACTGATAAAAGATTGATCGAAAAGAACCTTGAAAAAAGTGAAATTAAATTCAAATTACTAGTAGATTCAATTTCCCAGTTAATCTGGATTTCAAACGCAGAAGGAAATATCGAGTTTTTTAATCCGCAATGGCAACATTATACGGGTATCAATTCCGGAGAATCTATTAAAGATGGGATGTGGGAAGAAGCAATTCATCCAGATGACCTTAAAGAATTTAAAGATCAATTTAATAAATGTATAGATACCGGTAAATCGTTTACCAAAGAAACAAGGCTGGAATTGAAAGAGGGAAATTATAACTGGTACCTGGCCAAAGCCATGCCTTACTATAATCCTGATGGGGAAATTATGAAGTGGTTTGGTTCTTTTACAAATATTGAAGTTCAAAAACAGGCTGAAGCGACTTTAAGAAAGAGTGAGGAACATTTTAGGCAACTGGCAGAGCTTATTCCAGATAAAATTACCAAAGCAAATGCCGAAGGAGAGGTAACATATTATAACCAAAGCTGGCTAAATTATACGGGCTTAACTCGTGATGAATTAAAAGAAACGAGCTTAAATGGATTCCTTCATCCTAAAGAAAAATGGGAGATAAAGAAAAAATGGAAAAAATCTGTAGATTCTGGTGATGCATTTGAAATGGAAATTCAAATCTTAAATAAAAGTGGAGATTATTGCTGGCACCTGGTTCGTTCTATTCCGGTAAAAGACGAAAAAGAACAGATAAAATTCTGGATAGGTACAACTACAGAAATACAGAAACTAAAGGAAGAAGAAAAGAGAAAGGAAGATTTCTTAAAAATGGTAAGCCATGAACTTAAGACGCCGGTTACTTCAATTAAGGGATACACCCAGTTACTGTTGGATATGTTAATGGCCAGTACCGAAATTAATTTAGATTCTATTCCCTTAAAACCTTCTTTAGAAAGAATAGACAGCCAGGTGTCTCGTTTGACCCGGCTTATTGCAGAAATACTTGATTTATCTCGTATTGAAGGTGATAAGATGGTACTACATAAAAAAGCTTTTAATCTAAATGATCTGATTGATGAATCTATCCAGGATATTAAATACTCCAGCAGAGAATCTAATATAGATATAGATCACGAGGGTAGTTTTGAGGTGTGTGGCGATATGGATAGGATTGGCCAGGTACTCATTAATTTTATTACCAATGCGATTAAGTATTCACCCGATGATAAGAATATAGAAGTACGTGTTTTTGAGTCTGGTAATAACAAAGTTTCTGTAAGTGTGAAGGATCATGGTATTGGGATTGACCAAAAGCATCTAAAGAACATCTTTAAAAGATTTTATCGTGTAAGTCAAAAAAATGATGAAACCTATTCTGGTTTTGGTATTGGTTTATTTCTGGCAAAGGAAATAATTGAACGACACCGTGGAAATGTAGCTGTGAAAAGCAATAAAGGCGAAGGCTCTGAATTTATATTTACTATACCAACGATAACTAAAAGTAAATCAACAAAAAAGTGAAAATGCGTAAAGTTTTAGTGATTGAGGATGATCGGGTGATAAGGGAAATGCTAAGACTAATACTAGAATTTAATAAATATAAAGTATTTGTGTCTGAAAAAGCGAAAGATGTCTTAAACATAGTTCATCAAAAGAAAATTGATGTGATACTTCTGGATCATTTTCTTTTTGGGATTAGTGGTATAGAGGTGTGTAAAGAATTAAAGGGAAACGAATCTACCAGTAGAATTCCTATTCTAATGATGTCTGCTCTTCCTGAAGTTGAAGAGAATTGTTTACAAGCGGGGGCGTCGGCTTTCCTTGAAAAACCTTTTGAGAAAAATATATTGCTTTCAAAAATTGAAAAGATTTTAAATTCAGCGCTCGCTTAAAAAATAGTGGTATTGTATATAAATTGACTATAAAATCTATTACCAACTAAAATCAATCTGTAGAAATGTATAAAATACTTATTGTAGAAGATGATCATAACCTTGGCCTTATGATAAAGGATATACTCGAATTTAAAGGTTATGATATTATACTCTCTAAAAAGCCGGAAGTGACAATTGATATACTTACAGATGAAGATATTGATATGGTATTAATGGATAAGCTAATGTCTGGTATAGATGGGACAGATATATGTACTCAAATCAGAAAAACCGAAGAGGTTTACAATACTCCTATTCTCATGATGTCTGCACTTCCAGATGTTGAAGAAGAGTGTAAGGCTGCGGGAGCTACAGATTTTATTTATAAACCTTTTGAAATTAAATTATTACAGGAGAAAGTAAAAAACATCCTGGAAATAAGTAAGGATATTCCTCAAAGCTAAATATGTCAGTTATAATAAAAAATGTAAAGAATTAACTGCCATTAAAAAATCACGGACTTCTAAAGCTCTTATCGAAACTGAGATAACATGCTAAGTTATTTTACTGCGTATTACTATCATTTTTCTATGTTATAAAAATCCTGATAAAACAGAAGTTTTATCTATTCCAGGGATAAGCTTTATTAGATCAATTATCAAAATTGCCATGTAACTCCTTATAGAAATCAGGGATGTATTGAATTTAAAGAAATACAAGAAGGCGAAATTTAGTCTCCTACCCCAACTTAAAAAGCCTGTTAATCTATCAATTAACAGGCTTTTTATATTTTATGCTTCTTAAATTTTAATTGCTACTTGCAACAGATATAGAAGGGTACTTTGCTTTAATAAGCATATAAACACCATAACCGGCAAGACCTATAGCCACTATTCCTAAGACAATAGATCCAAATTCAGCTTGTATATAACTAAACGCATCTGTTTGAGTTTTTACACTACTCCCACTGGAAAGGCCAGATTTCAAGGTTAAATACGCCATTAATCCAAGAACAGCACCTCTGGCAGTATGCCCAAATTTTCCTGCATTGATAAGTAATTTCTGTTCCTTTCGGCTCATACCTGCTTCTTCCACTTCTTCTCTAAATTTATTCGAATATGCACGGTAAAGATCATAAATTGCTTTGATTGCAATTCCAACACCAATAATAATGGCTATGGTATCTCCATTGGAACCAGACATTATTCCTCCCATCATTCCACCTGAACCACTGGAAGAACCGCTTCCAAAAGCTAATTTTAAAGAATAAAAGGCCAGACCACCGTAGATAAGTCCACTAATAAAATATCCTATACGTTTACCGTAACCTTTCAAATTATCTTCAAATTCATTAGGATTGGCAAAAACCTGATACATTCTCCAGAAAAGATAACCTAATAAACCAATTCCCATAATAACCAATAAAATTTGGCCATAAGATTGTTCTGCAAGATATTGTAAGGCACCTTTGCTACCAGATTTTTCTCCTCCCTGTCCAAAGGCGGCCAGAGCGGTTAAAACCCCAATTAAACAATATACTGCCCCTTTTGCAGCCATTCCAAAGCGTGCGAAATTTTTTCTTTTACTCATTTGAATTATTTTTTTGGTTGAATAGTCTCCGTTAAAGTACTAGGAATTTCAATGGACTTAATAGTATTTAGAAAAATTTTATACTTGTTTTAGCTAATTTTGCTGTAATTATTAATTTACTATGAATTGAAAACAAATTTTATACATAGTAATTGATAAAATTAAACTCTAAAAGGTATGGCTAAAAAATTTGGAAAGAAAGGAGGCATTTGTATTCTATACAAATTATTTAATATTTCATCTCTATTTCTAATGGAACGAAAGCTTAAATTTTTTCAATAAATTTCTGATGAGTTTTTAACCATTTATCAAGTTTTAATTTCCTTGCTTCTGATACTTTTTTATTATTTTTTGTACTATACCAGCAATCATATCCTTCTTTTTTAGTGAAAGATTTTTCTATTGATAGAAAATGAATATTCAAGAATTTATAACTAACCAAGGCTTTGATTTCGTATTTATCCTTTAATTTTAAAACTTTTATCAGCTTCATAGCTCTGCTCCTTACTAAATTTTATCGATGAATTATTTTTGTACTAAATACAAGCAACTAATAATCGAGAAAAGTATATAAGTAAAATTCAAACTTATATAAGCTCTTGTTAAACTTGAGTTCACCTTTCAACAGGTACCATTATATCTATTTTGTTTTCGTCTTATAAAAATGTTTTTTAAAGACGCCGATAGCCAGCAAAAATTCTTCTAAATAACACAACTTACTATTTGTTAACTAGTTGTAAGTAAATTCTACTATTATTCTAAAATGTTAAATCTTAAAATTTCCTTAAATATGTACAATAGGATTTTTAACTTTACGTTCCTACAGAACCAAACAAAAAGATCCTATACCCTATGAAAAGTTTTAAGATTACACTGGTTTTTATCATGGTTAGTTTTTTTCTTTCTTGTGACACCGATATGGATGATATAGACCTATCAACAGCCGAGGCTAAAGAATTAAATTTAATAGTTAAAGAAGGAGAATGGCGAATTTCTCTATTTTCATTGAATGCTTCTGAAAAAACGGCCAATTATGAAGACTATATTTTTGTATTTGAAGAGTCGAATGATCTTTCTGCTACTTCTTCAAATGATCAGACCAACGGAACCTGGAGAGTTAGTAATGATTCGGGCAGCGAATTTGAATCATACAATGACGTAGATTTTAATGTTTTCTTTTCTTCAGATGGTAAGTTTGGAGAACTAACCAGTAATTATGACGTGATCTCTGCCAATAAAAAAGAGATTAACCTGATATTTCAGGATAGTGAAAATGGTAATACAGCGAGACTTAGTTTTAGCAAGAACTAATTATTAGCGCTAATCAATACACTTTAAGAAGGGCATTATACAGCAAAAGTATAATACTCTTCTTTTTTTGTCATTTTTACTTTTCTTCAACTGTCTTTTTTCAGCTCATTTAGTACATTGCATTTACTAATAAAAAGAGATGAATCAATATATAGCACAAAAGGACAGGTACGACAAAATGCAATATAGACGCTGTGGTAAAAGTGGAATAAAACTTCCCTTATTATCATTAGGTCTCTGGCATAATTTCGGAGATCAGGACGATTTTGAAAATTCCCGTAATTTACTTAGAAAGGCATTTGATAATGGAATTACCCATTTTGATCTTGCTAA contains these protein-coding regions:
- the aceE gene encoding pyruvate dehydrogenase (acetyl-transferring), homodimeric type, encoding MAEKEKSNEIEAENREWLESFRWILKNESPERANYLLNLLKVEAVKNGISLKKNINSPYINTIATQDEIAYPGDLEIEEKLMGMIRWNAMAMVAKANKKSAGIGGHISTYASISNLWEVGFNHFFKGIDEGRGDNIYFQGHASPGVYARAFLEGRLDKENLENFRREIKSEKGITSYPHPRLMPEFWNHPTVSMGLASITAIFQARFNKYLEHRGLIKENNQKVWAFLGDGEMDEPESRGAISIAAQDKLDNLIFVIDCNLQRLDGPVRGNKKIIQELEGVFKGAGWNVIKVLWSSDWDPIFSKDKNHKLIRKLNKIPDGELQKYAFEEGSYMREHLFEDDEDLKNLVKNLSDKELKELRRGGHDPVKIYNAYKEAVEHKGQPTVILAQTIKGYGQGDAGEASNVSHQTKKMDKAGLKHFRDYFNVPISDDDLEDIPFIKPEEDSEELNYLKKHREDLGGFVPKREDKSEVLKAPDDSVFSKFFEGSGKDEAATTSALVQMLSKLLKDDNVGKNIVPIIPDESRTFGMESLFQQAGIYAEGGQKYEPVDKDSLLYYKESKEGVILEEGITEAGCTSEFIAAGTAYINQGLNMIPFYFFYSMFGFQRTADLIWAAADAGAKGFLIGGISGRTSLPGEGLQHQDGNSHLYALAFPNLKAYDPAFAYEVAIIVKEGIKEMYTEKKNYFYYMTVGNDTYAMPKMPKGSEEGLLSGMYRFQKTSKKYKKKAHLFGSGAIMKEVLQAAEILEKDYNVRTDIWSVTSYKALYDNAQDIERENRLKSQMNKETNYIEDCLKDEKGVFLAATDYVKALPEAVAKYFPQKLTVLGTDGFGRSDAREELRNFFEVNAAHIVYTVLYEFALQGEIKSNDLKEAAKKLNIDPKKINPRTS
- a CDS encoding dodecin family protein; translation: MSIIKVIEVLATSDESFEAATKKAVSEAAKTVKNIKSVYVKDMNAKVENGNLVSYGVTAKISFTIG
- a CDS encoding chemotaxis protein CheB produces the protein MKQDNQPNQTNKPKETSKQFCVVGIGASAGGLEAFNTFIEALPEDSGMAFILVQHLDPEHQSQLPEILQRNTKIPVKEIRDKMEVKPNHIYVIPSNKTLSFQNKEMVLKARDKRNDLSPYQPINSFLTSLAKIYGSYAIGVILSGTGSDGTKGLKAIKDHGGITFAQDKKSAAYPAMPENAAEADVVDFIMSPGKIPGKILDVAKTINKVEFNTHQGEELISDQDSEIKKKTTKDAKKPVKKEKESSSSKKESEIFQQILALLRIRKEIDFTYYKQTTIRRRILRRVALTNKQTLTEYLQYLRNTAKEQDLLYQDLLIPVTNFFRDQEIFKNLSSSVFPKILENKNTDKTIRVWIAGCSTGEEVYSIAISLLEYLKSQKEGTQNYKIQIFGTDINEIAISKARRGIYKANEVEGISNEILETYFTKTDGSYHVHKDLRELCVFSLHNFLKDPPFGKMDFMSCRNVLIYLQPYLQKKALINFHYALNPGGLLLLGKSETISSASEFFTVAERDDKLFSRKDKTSRYKPSPSNAPSEEDLESHSEPPSENKKTNFQKSADDLILRKYSPSGVVVNEAMDIVYFRGNTSKFLEQYSGKPTHNLLKMAKMGLSFELRNILHKVKKELTDEMSNNPSVIKKNIPVETNGQQFIVSLEAMLLPNLVEPYYLILFHDDGFELEASQTIKSTENSKDARIHQLEQELSHAREDMRSITEDQEATNEELQSANEELQSSKEELQSLNEELETSKEELQSTNEELITLNDELVNNNKRLTVSKNYSQDIVSTLREPLVVLDKSLNVKSANAAFYKKFHLDESEIEGKAIFDLENKGWNIPELKNLLREILPKHSSFYDHEITHDFPGLGQRTMLLNGREIIREEGGEKLILLVFGDITDKRLIEKNLEKSEIKFKLLVDSISQLIWISNAEGNIEFFNPQWQHYTGINSGESIKDGMWEEAIHPDDLKEFKDQFNKCIDTGKSFTKETRLELKEGNYNWYLAKAMPYYNPDGEIMKWFGSFTNIEVQKQAEATLRKSEEHFRQLAELIPDKITKANAEGEVTYYNQSWLNYTGLTRDELKETSLNGFLHPKEKWEIKKKWKKSVDSGDAFEMEIQILNKSGDYCWHLVRSIPVKDEKEQIKFWIGTTTEIQKLKEEEKRKEDFLKMVSHELKTPVTSIKGYTQLLLDMLMASTEINLDSIPLKPSLERIDSQVSRLTRLIAEILDLSRIEGDKMVLHKKAFNLNDLIDESIQDIKYSSRESNIDIDHEGSFEVCGDMDRIGQVLINFITNAIKYSPDDKNIEVRVFESGNNKVSVSVKDHGIGIDQKHLKNIFKRFYRVSQKNDETYSGFGIGLFLAKEIIERHRGNVAVKSNKGEGSEFIFTIPTITKSKSTKK
- a CDS encoding response regulator produces the protein MRKVLVIEDDRVIREMLRLILEFNKYKVFVSEKAKDVLNIVHQKKIDVILLDHFLFGISGIEVCKELKGNESTSRIPILMMSALPEVEENCLQAGASAFLEKPFEKNILLSKIEKILNSALA
- a CDS encoding response regulator is translated as MYKILIVEDDHNLGLMIKDILEFKGYDIILSKKPEVTIDILTDEDIDMVLMDKLMSGIDGTDICTQIRKTEEVYNTPILMMSALPDVEEECKAAGATDFIYKPFEIKLLQEKVKNILEISKDIPQS
- a CDS encoding DUF1206 domain-containing protein, producing the protein MSKRKNFARFGMAAKGAVYCLIGVLTALAAFGQGGEKSGSKGALQYLAEQSYGQILLVIMGIGLLGYLFWRMYQVFANPNEFEDNLKGYGKRIGYFISGLIYGGLAFYSLKLAFGSGSSSGSGGMMGGIMSGSNGDTIAIIIGVGIAIKAIYDLYRAYSNKFREEVEEAGMSRKEQKLLINAGKFGHTARGAVLGLMAYLTLKSGLSSGSSVKTQTDAFSYIQAEFGSIVLGIVAIGLAGYGVYMLIKAKYPSISVASSN